From Leptospira limi, one genomic window encodes:
- a CDS encoding DUF2461 domain-containing protein, with product MKLSNEVFKFLSELKNNNQRDWFLENKPRFDEIQKELLSFTGALLSGIEKFDSSVKGIDPKSCIFRIYKDVRFSKDKSPYKTHFGIFMKGGNRKIDGTGYYLHIEPDGSLLGGGCYQPDAQSLYKIRDQIANDSKSFLKIINDPKFYDTFGKEFYAEKVKTVPRGFAKDHPMIEILKYKGFAVAKHLKNGDLTSKLSSEDLLKLFRFVYPLNQFLDQAMNRK from the coding sequence TTTTTAAATTTTTATCGGAACTTAAAAACAATAATCAGAGAGATTGGTTTTTAGAGAATAAGCCAAGATTTGACGAAATTCAAAAAGAATTATTGTCCTTCACTGGTGCCTTGTTATCAGGGATTGAAAAATTTGATAGTTCTGTGAAAGGTATAGATCCAAAGTCTTGTATCTTTCGAATCTATAAAGATGTTCGATTTTCCAAGGATAAAAGTCCATATAAAACACACTTTGGGATTTTTATGAAAGGCGGGAATCGAAAAATTGATGGAACTGGGTATTACCTTCATATAGAGCCAGATGGTTCTTTGTTAGGTGGAGGTTGTTACCAACCAGATGCACAATCATTATATAAAATCCGGGATCAAATTGCTAATGATTCTAAAAGTTTTCTAAAAATTATAAATGATCCAAAATTTTATGATACTTTTGGAAAAGAATTTTATGCAGAGAAAGTGAAAACGGTTCCAAGAGGGTTTGCCAAAGACCATCCTATGATCGAAATCCTCAAGTATAAGGGGTTTGCAGTGGCAAAACACTTAAAGAACGGAGATTTAACTTCTAAATTGAGTAGTGAGGACCTTTTAAAATTGTTTCGCTTCGTTTATCCACTGAATCAATTTTTGGACCAAGCGATGAATCGAAAATAA
- a CDS encoding ankyrin repeat domain-containing protein, whose protein sequence is MVKLEWYHYIILSPILVIDAVKKGYHSFENQIDNFREFQSLPELHKAVIQSDLDQVKRIVSSGANLETKDKNGETALFYALDKNRINIARFLIQKKANVNVFNLHGRHIVHPAIKNNQYDLIKLMLDYGLNPNFDGSGPTTLTLTANVNPNNFKCVRLFVEQGVNINALDKNHYSALMYLTMIENPNLEIVSYMISKKADVNAKDSSGRSILRLLIEKRSQNLALVKLLLKKGADIHSKDKEGQSIFDFINQYYDDPNTNEIVQYLKNYKKSSR, encoded by the coding sequence ATGGTCAAATTAGAATGGTATCATTATATCATCCTCTCCCCTATTCTCGTGATTGATGCAGTTAAGAAAGGTTACCATAGTTTTGAGAACCAAATCGACAATTTCCGTGAATTCCAAAGTTTACCTGAATTACACAAAGCAGTCATACAATCTGATCTAGATCAGGTTAAAAGAATTGTTTCTTCCGGTGCAAACTTAGAGACAAAAGACAAAAATGGGGAAACTGCGTTATTCTATGCTCTCGATAAAAACCGTATAAATATCGCCAGATTTTTAATTCAGAAGAAAGCGAATGTGAATGTTTTCAATCTTCATGGACGTCATATAGTCCATCCTGCCATCAAAAACAATCAATATGATTTGATCAAACTTATGTTAGATTATGGATTAAACCCAAATTTTGATGGAAGTGGGCCTACAACCCTAACTCTCACTGCAAATGTTAACCCCAACAATTTTAAATGCGTCCGACTTTTTGTAGAGCAAGGTGTCAACATCAATGCGTTGGATAAAAACCACTACTCAGCTCTCATGTATTTAACAATGATCGAAAATCCAAATCTAGAAATTGTTTCTTATATGATTAGCAAAAAAGCGGATGTCAATGCCAAGGACAGTTCTGGTAGATCCATCCTTCGTTTACTCATCGAAAAAAGATCTCAAAATTTAGCCTTAGTCAAGCTCCTATTAAAAAAAGGCGCAGACATTCATTCCAAAGATAAAGAAGGACAATCAATTTTCGATTTTATCAATCAGTACTATGATGATCCCAATACCAATGAAATTGTTCAATATCTAAAAAATTACAAAAAATCAAGCCGATAA
- a CDS encoding DUF3592 domain-containing protein has protein sequence MKIKILSRILQLLALYLFFTSVYASLGKIITIQSGTKISGKVVSSYKETDYSTQTGNKRYGTTHYILRPIIKYQVNGETYEIHGQILGEVGNHYQIGQRVPLYLSENQPDYAIINSFYELWYEPLRNVFFSIGLFLVGTFLGKILSRIKTSIVNLFNPQAHLDQF, from the coding sequence ATGAAAATTAAAATCCTGTCGCGCATATTACAGTTATTAGCTCTCTACCTCTTCTTTACTTCGGTTTATGCGAGTTTAGGTAAAATCATCACCATTCAATCTGGAACCAAAATTTCTGGTAAAGTTGTATCATCTTATAAGGAAACCGATTACTCCACGCAAACTGGTAACAAACGTTATGGGACAACTCACTACATCCTAAGACCAATCATCAAATACCAAGTAAATGGAGAAACTTATGAAATTCATGGACAAATTCTAGGTGAGGTCGGCAATCACTACCAGATCGGACAAAGAGTTCCTCTCTATCTTTCTGAAAACCAACCTGATTATGCGATTATCAATTCCTTTTATGAATTGTGGTATGAGCCATTGAGAAATGTATTCTTCAGCATAGGGTTGTTTTTAGTTGGAACTTTCTTGGGAAAAATTCTTTCGAGAATAAAAACATCAATAGTGAATTTATTTAATCCACAAGCGCATTTGGATCAGTTCTAA
- a CDS encoding thioredoxin domain-containing protein, whose protein sequence is MPLSIKKTSLIAQKYLRQFAKDYRISNVPIVILFFFIFSCSEPLPENRYLPESLPSEESIKETLSSEIHLNQLNERSKSLGITLQEWKENEKKLVSEMDINHYWGTEKKQLRSSIQDTDAIDRMREMIRIRIVWSRIFQKSNISIKQKPFDQSKASLLAKINSKFSPQFGQPNSKWVIIEWSDYLCGFCKETFPHTKKLLSKYKNQIHYIHKDFPLDGDSNQSLAPLIVSRCLWERDPAHFTDHMQNLYAHAKTMIKSEDPILNQSSVWSECDSQRETQKYLDLVKKDWEEAKKLGVTSIPTFWVNGKWIVGALKQDTWERVLKDTSP, encoded by the coding sequence TTGCCACTTTCAATCAAAAAAACAAGTTTGATCGCACAAAAATACTTGAGACAATTTGCGAAAGATTATAGGATTTCGAATGTGCCCATAGTCATTTTATTTTTCTTTATTTTTTCTTGTTCTGAACCTTTGCCGGAAAATCGGTATCTACCTGAATCCTTACCTTCTGAAGAATCGATCAAAGAAACACTTTCATCTGAGATTCATTTGAATCAATTAAATGAGAGATCAAAATCACTTGGAATTACCTTACAAGAATGGAAGGAAAATGAGAAAAAACTTGTTTCCGAGATGGACATCAATCATTACTGGGGAACAGAGAAAAAACAATTACGAAGTTCGATACAGGATACAGATGCAATTGATCGAATGCGAGAAATGATTCGCATTCGAATTGTTTGGAGTCGTATTTTTCAAAAATCGAATATAAGCATAAAACAAAAACCATTTGACCAATCAAAGGCGAGTTTACTTGCAAAAATAAATAGTAAGTTCTCACCTCAATTTGGCCAACCCAATTCGAAATGGGTGATCATCGAATGGAGCGATTATTTATGTGGCTTTTGTAAGGAAACCTTTCCCCATACAAAAAAACTTTTATCGAAATACAAAAATCAAATTCATTATATCCATAAAGATTTCCCACTGGACGGTGATTCAAACCAAAGTTTAGCACCACTCATTGTGTCACGTTGTTTGTGGGAAAGAGATCCAGCTCATTTTACAGATCATATGCAAAACCTATATGCCCATGCGAAAACAATGATCAAATCAGAAGATCCCATACTTAACCAATCGAGTGTTTGGTCTGAATGTGATTCCCAAAGAGAAACTCAAAAATACCTAGACCTAGTCAAAAAGGACTGGGAAGAAGCAAAAAAACTTGGAGTCACTTCAATCCCTACATTTTGGGTCAATGGGAAATGGATTGTTGGTGCATTAAAACAAGATACTTGGGAAAGAGTATTAAAAGATACGAGTCCATAA
- the lsa20 gene encoding LIC11469 family lipoprotein adhesin Lsa20 translates to MKQQIIFCIVFSVVLLFNSCEEKVVPTNHEHNQVVVTNPTPSNKVKIDVRWVYTSLPLEMEIREPGGAQTLALWTTGTIQDGKRAPFGDLIPNGQLVLKPGSKKQFLLVMKNPTDKPAYFFAAPHSAMPVEHSFGFKFKCLCVNHAFSVLPKETWYRVVEIRLAPDFLGDTLVLTHNLIGITKERMLQFEKGASKSLPSEMD, encoded by the coding sequence ATGAAACAACAAATTATCTTTTGTATTGTATTCAGTGTGGTGCTTTTGTTCAACTCCTGTGAAGAAAAAGTAGTTCCAACGAATCACGAACACAATCAAGTTGTTGTTACAAATCCTACCCCATCTAACAAAGTAAAAATTGATGTTAGGTGGGTATACACTTCATTACCTTTAGAAATGGAAATTAGAGAACCGGGAGGAGCACAAACTTTAGCGCTTTGGACAACAGGTACTATCCAAGATGGAAAACGTGCTCCTTTTGGAGACTTGATACCGAATGGGCAATTAGTCTTAAAACCTGGTTCTAAAAAACAATTTTTATTGGTGATGAAAAATCCTACAGATAAACCAGCCTATTTTTTCGCAGCACCCCATTCCGCGATGCCCGTCGAACATAGTTTTGGTTTTAAATTCAAATGTTTATGTGTGAACCATGCTTTTTCTGTACTACCTAAAGAAACTTGGTATCGTGTTGTTGAAATTCGACTTGCTCCTGACTTTTTAGGAGATACATTAGTGTTGACTCATAACTTGATTGGTATCACGAAAGAAAGAATGTTACAATTTGAGAAAGGTGCAAGTAAATCTCTTCCTAGTGAGATGGATTGA
- a CDS encoding NADase-type glycan-binding domain-containing protein, translating into MKLKSSLFFVLILMVTFAANCGKKLHFSMVTSTSMENGLPFLVLDGKEWKAEPGAEFVKLHFYADNAFPLTKVSIESCNGQFKDRVAAYVNFDEVYASTDIEKSNSEVIFDPVVQARSVTLNFQRNQNICLKAVKFYDDAKKAYRTYTPEIVSGTVTASETASPEPTYSVMNLFDSKYENGYASVKGGVGVSFNFDFADTKKISVIKIWNGYQRSDVHCIKNGRVKAFLLTGDDGYSAKINVEDTMGSQEIQLPSTFKGKKLTMKVEEIYPGLTEKGIVLSELRFGHDGDWFAMDTLPKSKDTAAKNFDSFSKSSLRMVLNRGLTGREVYAISGDEAVVDQPEGAENQVAMEENMDPPTSSDWTIRLRSDGTFFLEGSTARTNYDAGEESSNRFYGLGNYEVKEMNPGKIQLRIFGFLRKQTFTNFLDYGGGDCNGCGRDCNLVKNPDPNNTEKIFQEFVTLQVKGKQFYLINSKKTDNLDFSTLELNLE; encoded by the coding sequence ATGAAACTCAAATCCAGTCTATTTTTTGTTTTGATTTTAATGGTAACATTCGCTGCCAATTGTGGGAAAAAACTCCATTTTTCAATGGTTACGTCTACATCGATGGAGAATGGCCTCCCCTTCTTGGTGTTAGACGGCAAGGAATGGAAGGCTGAGCCTGGAGCAGAATTTGTTAAATTACATTTTTATGCAGACAACGCATTCCCATTAACTAAAGTATCCATCGAGTCTTGTAATGGTCAATTTAAAGACCGAGTCGCTGCTTATGTAAACTTTGATGAAGTATATGCAAGTACGGATATCGAAAAATCAAACTCAGAAGTTATTTTTGATCCAGTTGTGCAAGCGAGATCGGTAACTTTGAATTTTCAAAGAAATCAAAATATTTGTTTAAAAGCTGTCAAATTTTACGATGATGCCAAAAAAGCATATCGAACTTATACACCAGAGATTGTATCTGGAACAGTAACTGCATCTGAGACTGCATCACCTGAGCCAACTTATTCTGTTATGAATCTTTTTGATTCTAAATATGAGAATGGGTATGCATCTGTTAAAGGCGGCGTTGGAGTATCATTTAACTTTGATTTTGCGGATACAAAAAAGATTTCTGTCATTAAAATTTGGAATGGTTACCAAAGGTCTGATGTTCACTGTATTAAAAATGGAAGAGTTAAAGCATTTTTATTAACTGGTGATGATGGTTATTCTGCTAAAATCAATGTAGAAGATACAATGGGTAGCCAAGAAATCCAACTTCCTTCAACCTTTAAGGGTAAAAAACTAACAATGAAGGTGGAAGAGATTTATCCTGGATTAACAGAGAAAGGGATTGTGTTATCAGAACTTCGATTTGGTCATGATGGCGATTGGTTTGCCATGGATACTCTTCCAAAATCCAAAGACACTGCTGCAAAGAATTTTGATTCATTTTCAAAATCATCACTTCGTATGGTCTTAAATCGAGGTTTAACAGGTAGAGAAGTATATGCTATTTCAGGTGATGAAGCGGTCGTAGACCAACCTGAAGGAGCAGAAAATCAAGTGGCTATGGAAGAGAACATGGATCCTCCTACTTCCTCTGATTGGACAATTCGATTGCGTTCGGATGGGACATTCTTTTTAGAAGGTTCAACAGCGAGGACTAATTACGATGCTGGAGAAGAAAGTTCAAATCGGTTTTATGGATTAGGAAATTATGAAGTAAAAGAGATGAATCCTGGAAAAATCCAACTTCGTATCTTTGGATTTCTAAGAAAACAAACGTTTACAAACTTTTTGGATTATGGTGGTGGCGATTGTAATGGATGTGGAAGGGATTGTAACTTAGTGAAAAATCCAGATCCAAATAATACGGAGAAAATTTTTCAAGAATTTGTTACCTTACAAGTGAAAGGAAAACAGTTTTATCTGATCAATTCTAAAAAAACTGATAATCTAGATTTCTCAACCTTGGAATTAAATTTAGAATAG